Proteins found in one Oncorhynchus gorbuscha isolate QuinsamMale2020 ecotype Even-year linkage group LG15, OgorEven_v1.0, whole genome shotgun sequence genomic segment:
- the LOC123998309 gene encoding endoplasmic reticulum resident protein 44-like, producing MKLPPIVSSLEVGFLTILLVTGLSTPGQAEITSLDTGNIEDILNNAGVALVNFYADWCRFSQMLQPIFEEASNIAREEFPDVTQVVFARVDCDQHSDIAQRYRISKYPTLKLFRNGMMMKREYRGQRSVTAIADFIRQQKVDPIKEIHSLEEVNSADRDRRNIIGYFDQKDSENYHTFEKVANILRDDCVFLAAFGDVSQTERFSGDNVIYKPMGETVPDMVYLGSLTNFDLTYAWAQDKCVPLVREITFENGEELTEEGIPFLILFHVKEDTESLEKFQHEVARQLISEKGSINFLHADCEKFRHPLLHIQKTPADCPVIAIDSFRHMYVYPEFRDIEIPGKLRQFVLDLHSGKLHREFHHGPDPTDSTPGQEEIGEVASNPPESSFQKLAPSETRYTLLRDRDEL from the exons GTTACTGGTCTCTCCACTCCAGGCCAGGCTGAAATTACCAGTCTAGACACAGGAAACATTGAAGACATCCTCA ACAATGCTGGAGTGGCATTGGTTAATTTCTATGCAGACTG gtGTAGATTCAGCCAGATGCTCCAGCCTATCTTTGAGGAGGCATCGAACATCGCGAGGGAGGAGTTTCCTGATGTCACTCAGGTGGTGTTTGCGCGCGTCGACTGTGATCAGCACT ctgacATAGCTCAGCGGTACAGGATCAGTAAGTACCCTACGTTGAAGTTGTTCCGTAATGGAATGATGATGAAGAGGGAatacagaggtcagaggtcagtcaCAGCCATCGCTGACTTCATCCGCCAGCAGAAGGTCGATCCCATTAAAGAGATACACAGTCTGGAGGAGGTCAACTCTGCAGAT agggACAGGCGTAACATTATTGGTTACTTTGACCAGAAGGATTCTGAGAACTACCACACGTTTGAGAAGGTGGCCAACATCCTCCGAGACGACTGTGTGTTTCTCGCTGCCTTCGG TGACGTGTCCCAGACAGAGAGGTTCAGTGGTGATAATGTGATCTATAAACCGATGGGGGAGACTGTTCCTGACATGGTGTACCTGGGCTCACTAACCAACTTTGACCTCACCTACGCTTGGGCGCAGGACaaatgtgtccctctggtccgcGAGATCACCTTCGAAAACGGAGAG gagcTGACTGAAGAGGGGATCCCATTCCTCATCCTGTTTCACGtgaaggaggacacagagagcttgGAGAAGTTCCAGCACGAGGTGGCACGCCAGCTCATCAGCGAGAAAG GATCTATAAACTTTCTGCATGCGGACTGTGAAAAGTTCCGTCACCCACTGCTACACATCCAGAAGACGCCAGCAGACTGTCCTGTCATTGCTATAGACTCCTTCAGACACATGTATGTGTACCCTGAGTTCAGAGACATTGA GATCCCTGGGAAGCTGAGGCAGTTTGTTCTGGACCTCCACTCTGGAAAGTTACACAGAGAGTTCCACCACGGCCCAGACCCGACAGACAGCACACCTGGACAG gAGGAGATCGGTGAGGTGGCCAGTAACCCACCAGAGAGTTCCTTCCAGAAGTTAGCCCCCAGTGAGACGCGCTACACACTCCTCAGGGACCGTGATGAACTGTGA